The Micropterus dolomieu isolate WLL.071019.BEF.003 ecotype Adirondacks linkage group LG23, ASM2129224v1, whole genome shotgun sequence DNA window TACAAGTTTTCAATGCTTTGACTCGTTTTTCTCCTGATGCAATCCTGCTCAATGCTATGGAAATGCAAACATATGTCAATGCTATCAATACAAGAGGAACACAGACGATTACAATGAAAGCAGCATTTGCTATTATGTAATTTAAAGACGTGTCATTACACGCCAGATGATATACTGGTGCATGATCACAGAAAAAGCTCTCTACCACCAAAGATCTACAGAAGGAGAGGCGATCAATCAGCCCAACCATGAATGCTATTACACTCAGTAAAAAAAACCATGCAAACAGCAGCATTGCAGCAATAGCTGGTTTTGTCACAATGCTATGGTACCTTAAAGGGAAGCAAATTGCTATAAATCTGTCATATGACATTGTGACAAGTGTCCATGACTGCACACTtccaaagaacaaaacaaagaacataTAACTTAAGCATGCCTCATAGACAATGTATCTcctgtcaaacaaaaatgtgtctaagAGTTTCGGGATGAGAGCAGTGCTCCcacacaaatctgtcaaagCCAGGTTAAACACAATCATATATTTAGGAGTATGAAGAGTCTTGACCAGGTAAATAACTGAGAGAAGGAGCCCATTCCCAATAACTGTCAGGATATAgacaaaacacaggaacacaTAGAAATACTTTACATGAGAGATGCTAGACAACCCACTGAGATAGAATTGTTTAGGGCGAATAAATGTGTCATTGAATACGGTAGCAGCTTTCTCTTCTGGGCCCATTATGAAtatctgttcctctaaatgtaaaaagacaaaataacagaaNNNNNNNNNNNNNNNNNNNNNN harbors:
- the LOC123962969 gene encoding olfactory receptor 1-like → MGPEEKAATVFNDTFIRPKQFYLSGLSSISHVKYFYVFLCFVYILTVIGNGLLLSVIYLVKTLHTPKYMIVFNLALTDLCGSTALIPKLLDTFLFDRRYIVYEACLSYMFFVLFFGSVQSWTLVTMSYDRFIAICFPLRYHSIVTKPAIAAMLLFAWFFLLSVIAFMVGLIDRLSFCRSLVVESFFCDHAPVYHLACNDTSLNYIIANAAFIVIVCVPLVLIALTYVCISIALSRIASGEKRVKALKTCTSHLILVAIFFLPIVSTNIAALTSYIHPNARIINSSLTHTLPALLNPIIYSLQTEKMLNSMKKLCKRNRISTTNRKDKLLITVMMTN